ctaaataggtatataaatactaCGGTAATACTAAATAGGGtggcatttataaatatataaataaataaaatccttGTTTAAGATATTCTGGGATTTATTCTTCCAGTTTATCAAAGCGATCTTTTATGGAACCATAATtttctgttaaatatttatgcCTCAGCCTATACTCTGTCCAGGATCTGGGATTTAGTGCACTATTTGCTAATTTAACAATGTAATTTGGTAGTGTTTGAAGTCttgatgtattttgttttattgcttGGCAAGGGCAAAGTCCATGACCAAAATAATGCCAAAAAAATAGCTTTCactaattaatactaattaatatggTTTAGCTtgagaggatgtcagcgcactatgtttgttttctctctcgcccacacgcaacatagacaaaacactTTTACGCTGAAtcattgtttttatgtttttgagtaattttAGGGTAAAATTACCCATTACACAAAACTATTGTgggtaatatttttgagagtaTGACATATCGGTATgcctaaatattgtctcaaaacagtttaaacatttaaatttacaaatttttattttattttaaaagtgataTGTTAtacccttaaaaatattatcctctataatttttgtattgggTGTGATTCTACTTAATAAGAtaactcaaaaatcataaaaaccgATTTTAGGTGAAAGTGTTTTATATATGTTACTCGTCtgagataaaacaaatattgcgccGACTGCTGATATTTTcttattgtaggtattatgGACTACAAAAACTCTTAATCCTTACAttttccatatttaaaaatccataaatatataaaatataggtatactgtatacataatatattatttacaataaaaagataaattattgttacttcTTAGGTACCTAGTATCATAAATTATGCGATtgactataaactataataataatatgtacagtaagcattataaattattagtgcCTAGCTAGactttttcaaaacaaatttgtaGTAgggaatacataattttttgctCTAGTTATGTTATACTAGTATCAGAGTTCAGGACTTCTTGTTGCATTTGCATTTTCTTAAATTATGGCTGTaagatttaaatatgttttgagACATAACAAACTTAAACTCAAAAAAgtatatttgcatatttatgtattttcaaattttattaattaaatgcattatttttctCTTGGAGAAAAGGGGTAGTATAATGCTTATATtgatacacattatacatagataaatatatcACATTATCGCCGTACTATCCACTTGACAAAGACCTTGAAGtcgtttcaatgaacaaatacagaaaaaatatacattttgataattaacattatttttttattttactgttaggttttgatcaatataaatattgtatattttgcattgatattatattgaccTACAATTTATAGCAtagtgttttttgtttttaaactttatacaattaatatagttGTAGGTGGGTGATATTTGGTTACATTGCATTagcaatacaatttataaatttaaagacaaacttaaaatttaataaatcaagaTTTTTATTGCTAGTTAAAAACTTGGATAATTCAATTAGTTTAGGTTCATAATACTATGTGCATGCATTTTTCCAACTATTATGGTGCAGTAAGTCCCGAACCCTACATATTACGTTGTGGACCCTAGTATTGgtacttatacatttaaacaataatattttaccattattttaaacaattcatttttaattgaatacaattaCTGATAAAAACCataacacatacattttttccaatacattatacatacttaaTTCAAGTTAAGAAACCTATTTGGCGACCAACTTGTGCGTAGTAGTGAGGCAATTCTACATAATATCAGGTTTACAGATAATTGATTGGGTGTAGGTGACAAAATGCTTATCATTACTAATTTACATTTATGAACTGTGATTTTTGATCTcataaacaactaaaaaaaaaaaaaacacaaataaaaaataatttgttaatctACCTTTAGTTTAAGGTTTTTTGGACTTTTTGTAATACCTACTAAAGAAGTGAagtctatacatttatactaactaaatcgtttatacattttatgtttgttatttaattatagatGGATACCCTTGATAAATTCATCGACAGTTTAAGTAACgatgaaaaagaaaattttgaacgTCATTCTCAGTTTTACCATTCGTTTGATAAAAATCaggtaaaaaattgtatatttattttcaaaggattttattttgttgtataaatattaaaacaatcatGAAATGTTCATTTCCTGTATCTGCGTTCGATAAGGGGGTCGTGGGGGGTGTCTTACCCCGCactcaagattttttttttaaatatttagtcgGCAAATTTGACAGTTAGTCAAAGTTTTCGGCAATTCGGCATCGTCAGTATATTTCAGCAAACCTAAGTGGATTAAATTTGACAACACAAAACTAATATCATTCTTCTTCGTTtatatatctaatttcgtccaaatttgaacataaaataactagtttttaatattttattttgatttttcgattacataataacctacttacatggaaccatgttttaaattttcaatccttagctttaaaagttaatccttattatacatttttttattttttatttgatatattttgtcaaaatttgaacttacatTGCTTACGAAAAATGTGTGCCCGTGTATTTTTAACTGCTGTTGTAACAATGTATTAAgagcattgtattaaattttcacgctttttaacccaacgaatacaatttaattggttgtttataaaaaaatttattgagtCGGCAAATGAATAggtctaccccccccccccctaattatctttttaggacagtaaaaacaagaatttttatggggattttggtttttgttgtaactctaaaacaaataactgtagatacgtgaaatttttactgtttatattagcattttctatacacgataaaaaaacattaatttgttttgaattgtttactgacattttcagtttccaattttttttctataaatgtcataaaaatattatttgttgggtaaaaatgcttcaaaatgtaataaaaggctcttaatatattgttacaatgatgtttaaaaaaatattaaaagtctagacttttttattcacaaaaaattttcaaaatattttgacttgttttgagctgtttacggatatactCAGTTTCTATACTTAGTTTTAGGTTTAAAGTTTACAAAGCTCCtactacataattataatgacatttgaaaaatatcaataatctttaatcacaattttttataagcatttaaagtttgaattttgacaaaaggcgtaaaaatcacgaaaatgtgcaagttatttttaattagaaattacttaaacttttttttttaatcttagattttaaaatgtaatacaaaattcctcataaggttatctacctttatcaaaaaaaaatgtctataagaaagtcaaattaaatttttatgagcgtttgaagtccatttttttacaacattggatattgactcgatttctcatgtagtggttttcttattttgttgtaacttaaaaatgaataactatagatacatgaaaatttcactgaatgtttatattctcattttcaatacaccataaaatgttgaaaatactttgacttgttttgagctgtttacgaacaatttcaaatttcaattattttagtttctataaatatcaaaaatgtagtAATTCTCTGTCATTTTCAAAGGCgctgagaaaaataaaaaaaaaattaaggaaaaccgtgaatttttacgtaaattcagtttttgacaaaattgattttgatttatgggttaactctaaaaaaaacactggttgtttatattagcattttctatattttgagttgttttgaactgtttacaaacaatttcagtttcaaatttttttagtttttatttcggtcaataaaatttgatttgttataagcttgaacatttaatgcaacgctcctaatatattgttacaatgacatttgaaaaatattaataatccaaagtcacaatttattttgagttagaaattcataaaaaatattctttttaaatctaagatttgaaaatttaaaacaagatttcttataagtttgtctacctttatcaataaAACTCTACCGGAAagctattacatttttatgagcgtttggtgttcatatttttacaacattggatattaactcgatttttcatgtaattttgttattttgttgtaatttaaaaacgaataacttaatacaaattagatttacatcatatttattttatcatttcctatacttgataacattttcaaaatattttgactcgttttgggctgtttatggacatttttagtttgtatatatatatatatgttctaaatatattgcttaaataacagttgaaaaaaattaaaaatacaaagttacaattttttagtataagcatttaaaggtTAATTTTTGACCTTTTCACCTTAAacatacaaaacaattatttaccgGAAAGTGGAATTAATTTCTTATGAGTGCAGAAGTTCAAATTATTTATCTCGACGTTTTGTTTGCGACATTTATATCAATTAGCAAGTAAATCAGGACAGTCAATTTTGGAATTCAGTAGGTCATAAAGCCAGAGTAAATCATTAAGTTGCCTTCTAAATTCCCATTGTtcgatataaaatgttatagctaatgatttaaaaacacaaatagaCACGCAATgccattttcaaatgcaatatcGTTTTCGGgaacctattttattaattataacttattatccaTTCAcattggtattaaaaatatcagcCCCCCTGGAATTTAAATGGATTTCCGTCTATGTGGGTTCTCATATTCCTAGGAGTATGGTTTGTTTTGTATGTTGTATTGTGCAACACGATGAACACACATTAGGGTGCAGCGTCTGTGCAATAACGCAGTTTTTTGACGTAGTTGAATTTCTTTCAGATGCGACCTAAAGGTAACCAACGAAACGGGAATGatgatgttgaaaataataacgaaGAAGGCTTTATGGGCGTTTTGAAATCGTTAAATGTGGATGATCTGATTGAATCCGTAcgtatttttctattatattagaacaatatatttatttgtaagtaATTTCCGTGATGTACATAGATAACAAACttactatatttaaataatataattgtgaaaaacaaatatgtaaatCCTACAAATTCTCTGCCCTAAAATGAATCACAAatactacatttatttatacaatcctAGATAACAGTAATGAGGTTTTAGGAATATTTTtctatgtataaattgtataaataataaatattgcattaattgtataaatatcgtaaagtaattttaaattatagtgatCATTATATAGGAATTATAGAGGTAAAATATATCACTAAGGtgatatcttaaaattaaatgtaaatacccTAGTTatggtattttagattctgaccggagcgatgaatttattgatattacaatgatgtgtttaattttgtatgtgtgtgtgtgtgtgtgtgtgtatacgataattagtcgaaataatggttcgaatttcaacttcagtatcttgttcggtgggaaagtgaatctagttagtgcattgGGGAGATAAAAATCCCATATTCCAATTAGTGTTCAAAAGCGCcgagaaaaaccaaaaaaattaaggaaaaccgggaatttaggtgaaactataaaacaaatgaccgtagtcACATGGCATTTTCactaattttttacattaacattttctataaacaataaaattttcaaaatattttcagttctttttttctatgaatgtcaataaaactttatttattaagaaaaaaagcttgacaatttaatacaaggctcctactatattgttacgatgacatttgaaaaatattaaaaatccttaaacacagtttaaagttatttaaagttcaagtcttgacaaaatacggaaaaatcacgaaaattagcaaataatttatagttcataaAAAGTTTATTGACATTCTTGACATCCATAAAATAGCGTCAGCAGTTTGGTTTGAAAagttaaagttttattatattatattagatacaaatatcaattaacattaaaataatataatattatgaattatgaagatataattatttaaacgtaCTACTTAAATTTAAGATAAGCTACCTAACAATTAACATCCTaagtcgataataatatatttaaattcatttttttttgttaataggtGGATGAAATCCAACCCATCAAAAAAAAGATGAAACGAAGTATTGACTCACCTTATAAGGAAGTAAGAGTTTACGAAGGTtcgtcaaataataatagtaaaagcaataattttgataaaaaaaatcccaAATCAGTCCAAAACTTGTCAAAAATTGTCAAGGACAAAAGAATTGTGCGTCATATTAATAACAGTAGCAGTAGTGATGAGATATCCGAAGATGATGAAAATGAATTGGAAAAAGAAGTAACGGAATTAGGTAGAATTCCACAACGCCAACAATGTGTGAATGTTAATGATGTATCGACAAAATGCAATTTtctcattaaaaatttaaaaaaatgtcaatcaaCAGTTAATGCAGATACTAGCCACATGCCACAGGATTTAGATTTATTGAACTATATTGAAAAcatgaaacaaaaatgtaacGTTTTATATGAATCGAAACGGACAAAGTCatataaaactttagtcaaaactaattttgaattgtttaatttgaaaaaatattccaaGATACCGGTTGTCAAAGGGTACATCAACTTATACAACGCTTTAAAATCGTTTGAGAAACAACACAATTACACAATAACATTTGCTACATCGAAATTGGGAGATGCACTAAAAGTGTATAGCGCCAATTCAGACGTATGTTGGGACGTCGTTCATTTAGCGTCCAACAGCAATAAAGACCTATTGAAGTACAAATTGTGTTATGGAGCCATACCAGACAGATATATTTCAGAAGTAGAAACTATAGTTTGCCGAATTTTATTCTGTAACTTAAATAACAAGGAAAAAAATTCGaccaataatacaaatcaatttCAGAACAAGGATTACGATTTGCTTGAAGGTGAACTAGAATTgcttattttcaattattggcAAATGTCTACGTGTGATATGTTAGGATACAAAGAGCATTTAAATcgcaaaaagaaaaaaatggtattttattatatgtttaaaaatttggaaacaaatattattcacaaTGATTTCGGtggaaatgaaaaacaaaaacatatgtTTATGAGCATCTTGAAACTGTACAAATCGTATGCGGCGTTTGAAAACCCGTCAATATTGACTGCCGCCGGTTTGGCATATGTAAAAAACTCTGCGTGTAAATTAGTTACGTTTTTGGGAGAGCAGTATGACTTGTGGTCAGGTTTTTTTCATACGTTTAATATGCACAGTATGGCTTTTGAGCATACGATTAAAGCTTTGTTAGAGGACCGAgacattatttttagatatttatttacgaGAGTATTAGAAAttgataatttcaatatttctgGTGCTAGTAAAAGTTTGTGGTTTCACGGGGTTACACAAAAAACAACCCCTGAACTGGaagacacaataataaaaaaaaaagatgtggCTAATTGTCTTAGCTTTTATTTTTGTCGTGCAGAAAATGTGCCAAGAGCTCTATGTATAAAAATGgacaactattattttttatatattgatcttttcgtttcatttattattaataacaatttgtttaaaaatcaaaaaaaattaacaaccgAGAACtgcaatcatttttttctattaaatgaCAGgaattttcatgaaatttatttgcAAAATTTAATTCCATCATTTGAAACCAAACTAATGGTAACCTCGATGATAACCATGCTGAACCATCACTTGAATGCTCGTTTGGACGGACAACTTacgaagaaattaaaaatggacATCGAAGTCacatatatgttttttaaactaatacatCTTCACTTAAATTATGCACTGGCGCCCGCGATGCTGCGCGAAGGCCCTGCTCTCACGGATGTGCAGTGGGCTAGTATCTTTATATCTGACTTAGATAAAATGGAAATGTTTTATCTAAACGCCATGGCATGGAGAGATAAACCATGTATATTGGGTGGTGCGGCAGATGATTTAGATTACAATCCGGAAACCGAAGATTTGGACCCATTACAAAATGTGTGCCATGATGATCTTACGTGCAGTGATGTAACCGACGACGTAGAAAGTTATTTCCATTCTTCTGACAGTGAGACAGAAGGATTGGACGAAATTATTGACaagattttaattgaaaaaaaaaatgaacgtttATTAGCCGAATGCGAATATCTCAAAAAAAGTCAAGAAGAAGAAATATTTGATCGCaagttatctaaaataatacaagACCGCATACAAAAAGTtgggtattttaataaattaaaacataaaacaccaaaaaaaacTGCCACGGAGAGGAAAAATGTTGGCCATGTCGAAGTCGAAAAACAGACTGTGAATCAAGTAAGAAGTGTTATGACATTAAAAGATGAGCGTGCAATGGTGGCTGCTGGTGTGTTGgatgtatatgtattaaaaaataacgaaacaCACGTGAATAGTTCTGACACATTGAAAGTGTTTGGATTactttctaaaaacaaaattaagacTGGTCGTAGTTCTAAAGGTTGTGTACTGTGTCCAAACAGTAAAGTCGCATCATACAATATGTTGGTTTCGGAAAATGTAGCTGTGGCTTGTTGTTTGACATGCATTGAAGTCGTTGCCAATATCATTAAGCAGAAAATATACTCATATGAACAACTACAGGAAGTTTTGGTATGGCGTATAGAACTCCGTTTTAAAGcacctttattatttaataaaaatctggaGATTTTGACTAAAATGCCTCAAATGTTATCGCATAATGATATGTACTGTTGTACATATAACAAACTTCTCCCTAACTACGGAAAAATTCTAAAAAGAATTGATGTTTTCAGTCATCATTCTGAACATGTAAATCTGTCatatttattagtacctactgtaaataaaaaaagatttacagataggttttatcattaaaatgtttttccaaatactgtttaattgtaatattgttatgttaagATTCTAAACAATGATAAATCTGATTATTTCACAACTTATGatctgttatttaattaatttattttacttttacatgACTTTAATTACATTTCATAACTGTTGTAATGCTTTAGTCTAACCAGCCTAATCAACACAtctccttaatttttttttttaattaaaattttataattcatcaatttttttattgtaacattGAGTTTTGTtcattatatataaacacacaGTATTTTGATTActttatcatttttatgaattttttttgatttaataattcttaactatttatttatacatacaatatttataacatatttatatatacaaattgtttctgtaaaatgaatgaaattgtaataaatttaataatatgcaattgtgttataattatgtatatttgttataattaactcATCTCAAGTTTATATTGGGAGGTGAGTGAGACAGTTATATTTTAGGAGTATGATTTAAGTTTtgacataatacaaaatatgaagattttattttattagaaagaGCATTAACTGTTGATGTGGTAGATACATATTTGTTATAGAGCTGGAaggattaaattaaatattaaacaataataagaatatttaaaagaacaaaatacttgatttaatatgtatagataGGGTACATGTGTAATTGGTTCATAGATTAATGTTGtccttaaaattacaaatattgattttattttgtttaatttcagttgctattggttacacagaagaaaaaaaataatcggtTATTGACGAGATTATAATGatgatttatactttattttgatataagctATTGAGTGTGTCTGTACACTGTCCTGGAGGTCAATTCTTGAAATCGTGATAAACTCTGTCACGTGTAATAAAATTTGTATCTCATTTTTTAGTATACTTTAATTGTGGTATGACTAGTGGAATGAAAAACATTTGACTATTTGTCGATTGGTAAAAAGTCTGACAAAGTTAAGTCACATGATTATCGCATACATTATCAAACATTTAAGacatgtgatattatattttgaaattgttcagttgataattgatattcaatcttttttctatgattgatattgttttgaattgtaatattaaatattaaattttgtacaataattcTCATGATtcgtttatagttataaattggGCCCTGAACTTATTGAcccaaaaatctttaaaaaatgcacacaataaaaatgttaaaatgactCATTAACATCAAAAATGACTTATAAACGACctcaaaaataccaaaaattactttataatgacttaaaattttcaaaaatgtacattttatgcaatttatgtatttaatataggtattcgtAATTAATATAGGTGCTAGCTCTTTAAAAATCTTTACTCTCAAAGAAgccttcaaaattattttttttcaatttcaaataaatttatcgacttttggaaaattttttctGATTGACCGTGCCTAAAATAGTATTTGCCTACagttaattaaatacctaacttCAAACAATAGATTCACTATTCATTACAAACTATAGACCTATTAACAACTCATATAGAGGATAGGCAGTCTTAAAGTGTCATTTGTCTGTGATTAATTTgataacaaaagttatttcacttTAACTATATCCCAACCAACAGTATAGGTACTTTGCTGGATAAGCAAGGTTGTTGCTCTAATAAACCAACCTTAAATATTTCATGATTGGGTTTAGTTTCCAAAAAACATGAAACACATCAACATGTGTAATGAGTTgctaatgtttttaattacttGTTTACAGTCCTGtaaagaatacttttaaaaagtatttgagtaaatactcaaatatatctttttttaagtatttaagttaCTACTCAGATACtttaattgtatagtatttcaaataaaactcaaatactttaaaaaagtatttggaatacttttcaaatacttttggtttttaaagTAGGTTCTTAATTA
This genomic window from Metopolophium dirhodum isolate CAU chromosome 1, ASM1992520v1, whole genome shotgun sequence contains:
- the LOC132936539 gene encoding uncharacterized protein LOC132936539, with amino-acid sequence MDTLDKFIDSLSNDEKENFERHSQFYHSFDKNQMRPKGNQRNGNDDVENNNEEGFMGVLKSLNVDDLIESVDEIQPIKKKMKRSIDSPYKEVRVYEGSSNNNSKSNNFDKKNPKSVQNLSKIVKDKRIVRHINNSSSSDEISEDDENELEKEVTELGRIPQRQQCVNVNDVSTKCNFLIKNLKKCQSTVNADTSHMPQDLDLLNYIENMKQKCNVLYESKRTKSYKTLVKTNFELFNLKKYSKIPVVKGYINLYNALKSFEKQHNYTITFATSKLGDALKVYSANSDVCWDVVHLASNSNKDLLKYKLCYGAIPDRYISEVETIVCRILFCNLNNKEKNSTNNTNQFQNKDYDLLEGELELLIFNYWQMSTCDMLGYKEHLNRKKKKMVFYYMFKNLETNIIHNDFGGNEKQKHMFMSILKLYKSYAAFENPSILTAAGLAYVKNSACKLVTFLGEQYDLWSGFFHTFNMHSMAFEHTIKALLEDRDIIFRYLFTRVLEIDNFNISGASKSLWFHGVTQKTTPELEDTIIKKKDVANCLSFYFCRAENVPRALCIKMDNYYFLYIDLFVSFIINNNLFKNQKKLTTENCNHFFLLNDRNFHEIYLQNLIPSFETKLMVTSMITMLNHHLNARLDGQLTKKLKMDIEVTYMFFKLIHLHLNYALAPAMLREGPALTDVQWASIFISDLDKMEMFYLNAMAWRDKPCILGGAADDLDYNPETEDLDPLQNVCHDDLTCSDVTDDVESYFHSSDSETEGLDEIIDKILIEKKNERLLAECEYLKKSQEEEIFDRKLSKIIQDRIQKVGYFNKLKHKTPKKTATERKNVGHVEVEKQTVNQVRSVMTLKDERAMVAAGVLDVYVLKNNETHVNSSDTLKVFGLLSKNKIKTGRSSKGCVLCPNSKVASYNMLVSENVAVACCLTCIEVVANIIKQKIYSYEQLQEVLVWRIELRFKAPLLFNKNLEILTKMPQMLSHNDMYCCTYNKLLPNYGKILKRIDVFSHHSEHVNLSYLLVPTVNKKRFTDRFYH